A stretch of Pseudophryne corroboree isolate aPseCor3 chromosome 9, aPseCor3.hap2, whole genome shotgun sequence DNA encodes these proteins:
- the LOC134958704 gene encoding uncharacterized protein LOC134958704 — protein MKLPPPRIVNLPPPRIVNLPPPRIVNLPPPRIVNLPPPCIVNLNLPPPCIVNLPPPRIVNLPPPRIVNLPPPCIVNLPPPCIVNLPPPCIVNLPPPRIVNLPPPRIVNLPPPRIVNLPPPCIVNLPPPCIVNLPPPRIVNLPPPRTVNLPPPCIVNLPPPRIVNLPPPRTVNLPPPRIVNLPPPRTVNLPPPRIVNLPPPRIVNLPPPCIVNLPPPCIVNLPPPCIVNLPPPRIVNLPPPRIVNLPPPRIVNLPPPCIVNLPPPCIVNLPPPRIVNLPPPRTVNLPPPCIVNLPPPRIVNLPPPRTVNLPPPCIVNLPPLRIVNLPPPRIVNLPPPRIVNLPPPRTVNLPPPCIVNLPPPRIVNLSPPRIVNLPPPRIVNLPPPRIVNLPPPRIVNLPPPRIVNLPPPRIVNLPPPRIVNLPPPRIVNLPPPCIVNLPPPCIVNLPPPRIVNLPPPRIVNLPPRTVNLPPPCIVNLPPPRIVDIY, from the coding sequence ATGAAACTTCCACCACCGCGCATTGTGAACCTTCCACCACCACGCATTGTGAACCTTCCACCACCACGCATTGTGAACCTTCCACCACCACGCATTGTGAACCTTCCACCACCTTGCATTGTGAACCTCAACCTTCCACCACCTTGCATTGTGAACCTTCCACCACCGCGCATTGTGAACCTTCCACCACCGCGCATTGTGAACCTTCCACCACCGTGCATTGTGAACCTTCCACCACCTTGCATTGTGAACCTTCCACCACCGTGCATTGTGAACCTTCCACCACCTCGCATTGTGAACCTTCCACCACCACGCATTGTGAACCTTCCACCACCACGCATTGTGAACCTTCCACCACCTTGCATTGTGAACCTTCCACCACCGTGCATTGTGAACCTTCCACCACCGCGCATTGTGAACCTTCCACCACCGCGCACTGTGAACCTTCCACCACCTTGCATTGTGAACCTTCCACCACCACGCATTGTGAACCTTCCACCACCGCGCACTGTGAACCTTCCACCACCTCGCATTGTGAACCTTCCACCACCGCGCACTGTGAACCTTCCACCACCGCGCATTGTGAACCTTCCACCACCGCGCATTGTGAACCTTCCACCACCGTGCATTGTGAACCTTCCACCACCTTGCATTGTGAACCTTCCACCACCGTGCATTGTGAACCTTCCACCACCTCGCATTGTGAACCTTCCACCACCACGCATTGTGAACCTTCCACCACCACGCATTGTGAACCTTCCACCACCTTGCATTGTGAACCTTCCACCACCGTGCATTGTGAACCTTCCACCACCGCGCATTGTGAACCTTCCACCACCGCGCACTGTGAACCTTCCACCACCTTGCATTGTGAACCTTCCACCACCACGCATTGTGAACCTTCCACCACCGCGCACTGTGAACCTTCCACCACCTTGCATTGTGAATCTTCCACCACTTCGCATTGTGAACCTTCCACCACCTCGCATTGTGAACCTTCCACCACCGCGCATTGTGAACCTTCCACCACCGCGCACTGTGAACCTTCCACCACCTTGCATTGTGAACCTTCCACCACCTCGCATTGTGAACCTTTCACCACCTCGCATTGTGAACCTTCCACCACCTCGCATTGTGAACCTTCCACCACCACGCATTGTGAACCTTCCACCACCACGCATTGTGAACCTTCCACCACCTCGCATTGTGAACCTTCCACCACCACGCATTGTGAACCTTCCACCACCACGCATTGTGAACCTTCCACCACCACGCATTGTGAACCTTCCACCACCTTGCATTGTGAACCTTCCACCACCTTGCATTGTGAACCTTCCACCACCGCGCATTGTGAACCTTCCACCACCGCGCATTGTGAACCTTCCACCTCGCACTGTGAACCTTCCACCACCTTGCATTGTGAACCTTCCACCACCTCGCATTGTAGATATTTATTAA